In Lolium rigidum isolate FL_2022 chromosome 7, APGP_CSIRO_Lrig_0.1, whole genome shotgun sequence, the DNA window TTTTTGTGAAAAGTATGGACATCCTGATCAGAAGTCGAACCGGAGTTTTGTAGAGAAACCATTTGGTTCTGCATATGTCGATTGTGATACTTCTTTGCCTTCCAATATTGTCTCGCTTGCTTTAGTCGATAGTAATTATGGTAAATGATGCTTCTTTATGCTTATGAATTTTCTATTCTGTATCTAATTACAACTAATTTGTGATTTGAATGACTATCTTGTGCAGAAAACAagattttatttgcatgctcaGGCATAGCTATGGAACGTCTGCCAATGACGAATCCTGAAGTAACAATAGTTGTGACATCAAAGCGTTTGGTTGAAGAATTTAAGGAAATAAGAAACAGAGATGATAAAGTGAAGGTTAGTGCTGCTAATCATTGTGTTCCATTATCTTTGTTTTTCAAAGTAACTGTGATCATTCCATGTGCTGATGTACCACTCTTTTCACTATAGGTTGAAGTGCGTTTTcctggcaaaaaaaatatttgcgTAGATGGGTTATTGGGACTATATGATAAATATATTGCTCTTGTAACGTGCTTCTACTACTCAGATCCATGTAAGATACATGTGGATGAACACCAAATGTACAGAGATTTAAAACCAGAGTATTTGCGTCCTAATTCAGTAGAAGCTGTTGGGCGTGCCTTCAGCTCGGGCACTTTGATGTCTGCTAAGGGGAAGATTTGTCTCCCGACTAGTGGGTCTCACGAAGGTCATCTGATGTACAGTAATTGTGCTATCACAGAGGTGAGCTGCTGTATTTTTTCCTTAATTTTGGCATGATAAAAAATGTGGAACATGATTTGTGTTGTAACCCCTGCCGCTTTATTTGTGTCAGTTGAACTTTGTGCATTGATACTCTTTGTTGGGCTCGTTTTTCCTTCATAATCCTTGCCGCTTTGTTTTGCTTCTAGGCTGGACTTGGAGGTCCAGTTGTGACTAAGGATGGACGCTTTATTGGGTTGAACATTGAATGTGATACCAAGGACAATTctaccttgatcctaccatgggaGTTGCTTATGGAACGCTTGGTGTATTTTGAAAAGTACAGGTATGTCTCATATATCTGTGCATTAATAACTATTTGGTTCTTTCTATCTCTAGCTGGTGCGTACTTGCATCAGTACAACATCTCATGTTGCTAATTTAGAGCTTTCGCTTCAGTGTTGAAGATAGTATATATTCCCTTCCTTTAAATGAGGAAGATATATAAGCCATTTTGCTCAGATAAAACATGGACATGTGATCTGCTCTATCCTCTCACTTCTTTTGTTTAATATAGGTGTAGGCCTGATTACCTGTCTTCCTTAAATCCTCATTTTGTTCTGTTCTACTTGGCTCATGTGTTGGTTTAGTTATTGTGTTGTTGAGCTAGTACTTCCTGTATTTACTTATCATGACTACTCATACATTGTATTATTGCAGCCCGAACTCTACCAACTACCGTGAATATACCTTGCCTAAAGATTTATTCAGCATAGTCCCACCAGGTGTGAATCATTGTTCTATATTGATGTTACATGTTGATCATTATACGCAGAATGTCATTTGGATTTAGTCATACACATCATCTGACTACTAATACTGGTCGCTTTAATTGCATCAGGACATTGGAATACTGTCAAGTATCTAACATCCATGGGATATCCTGAGCCACCACCACTCGTTCTTGAGAGTAAGTCATTTCTTTCTATAGTGCTGACTTCTGCATTCGGTAACTTTTTTTAGCTACCTCTGTGACACTACTCCTGTACTTGTTCCTATAAGCAGAAGGTGGGAAATTGTGTGATAAATTTGAAGAGGATTTTGGTGATTTATATGGTTACAAGGGCTTAGATTGCAACCTCTGGTGTCGTGGTACTGAGGAACTGGTATTTTCTAAACTCCGGACAGAAGTTCTACGAAAACTATGCCGTCGTGTTGTTTTGCTTACTTCATTCAATGGTAATTTTACGGTTCTACACTAGTTAGTTTTTCACATACATTGTTTGCACTGAATAATGGCCAAAGTTGTGATTGTGTAGGAGACATGAGATCTTTTGCATGCACAGGCTACATTATAAAATGGCATAAAAAAGGCACCCCCGTTATTCTGACCTCGGCCAGTTTGATTAGAAGTTTGAATAATGAAGACACGATTGATGAGAAATTGAAGGTTGCTGCTCCTAATTATTTTTTGCCCTCTTAAGTTTAATGATGGTATTTGAGCTTATTTTAATGTTGCAGATTGATGTGTTTCTCCCACCAAATCAGCTGCTCCTAATTATTTTTCTTGCCCTCTAAGTTAGTTAATGGTTAATTAAGCTTACTTTACTGTTTGCAGATTGCTGTTTTTCTCCCACCAAATCAGCATGCTACTGGGACGTTGGAACTGTACCATTTAGATTATAACATTGCTGTAATCAGTGTTCAGAAACGTCTGCATTGTGTTCACCCAGAGAATATTTTCCACGGCGAAAAGGGACGTAAAAAGGTAGTAGCTTTAGGGCGTGAGGTTAAGGATGGACTACTAATGGGGACAATTGGTGTAGTGGCTAAGCTGCCTATGGATGGACCTAGCAAGCTTAACTGCAAAGACCTTAAGCTGTCTACTTGTAAAATCAAGAAGGTACACTGTTGAAGATCAGTGACTATCCTCTATAATCTATTACCACATTTACTAAGTTGTCATCTCTATCTACAACGTAACATCTCCATTTTATTTTTGTACTAGGCTGGGATTGGTGGTCCACTAGTTAATTTTATTGATGGAAGTTATGTTGGCATGAACTTCTACGACGGAACTACGAAAACCCCTTATTTGCCCAGGCATATCATTGCAAAAGTTCTAAGTGCAACTGATCTCCCATCACAAATGTACTTACTTTTTCTAATCCGTTCTTATTATGTAGGCATATACTTATCAATTGTCCTCACATTGTTCTTTTCTTAATGGAAGAAAAGGAATGAGTCAGCCCACAAACATAACCAATGTATCTGTTAAAAAAAGGTATTCTTGCTGTTTCACAGTTCAAATTCATATACTAGTTATACAACATGAACTTGCATTGAGTAAAGAATTTGGACCACAGAAGCCCTGTCAGAGGAAAGTACAAGCGCACAAACAGATCGGGTGCATCCATAGTTACAAACAGGTATTCTTGCTGTTTCCCAGTCCGATTTCATATAACATGAACTTGCATTGAGAAAAGAATTTGGAACAGGTGGCCTGTGCCTAAGCCATATTGGTACCATCCTCGATTTGATGTCTCCGAGCCAGCTTGGTGGAAGGAACCCCAGTAAAACGTCATCAGTAATGTTGTAGTGCTCTTGTCTACCTATTGTTCTCCATGGTTCAGATCATATGGTTGCAATTATTTAACGGACCTGTAGTGCTGTTCATGTAAGATTAAGCTGGGCTGATGGTTCAGATCATATGGTTTCAATTATTTAACGGACCTGTAGTGCTGTTCATGTAAGATTCTGATGTTACTATGTAGACTTGGCTGCGTTATATCGTTTGTACGGCTGTACAAAAGATTCTGATACTGTGCCTGTCAAATTGGTTCCTTGCTGCTTTTCTGTCTAAAGCTGGTAATTAGGGTCGTGAATGCAAATGTGGGACAGGGCGCTACCATTTCTACTCATCAAGAAATATTTTAACGTACATAAAGTGCGTTTGCCAATTAGGGTCGTGATTCGTGAATGCAGCTGTGGGACAGGACATCTAACAATGGGAGTTAGTTTCCTGTTTATCCAGTGGTTCGGCTCCTAAAATGCAAAAGTTTATTTGGTTCGCTCTGTTTTGACCTGCGGTTTCTCCTGCTCCCTACTGCCACTAAGCTGCTTCCGGTGTTAACATTGGCGCCTTCAATTGTGGTGCCCCTTTCCCATCCTTTTTGAGAGAAAGCATATAGCTTTATTACGCAACAATCTGGGCAGAATCGCCCATTACAGCAGTACTGGCGCACTCCGGCACCTCATACTCCCACCGCACCATGGAGTTTACATCACAGGTAAGACCATGTTTGGCTAATTCATGAGCAGCTTTATTAGTAGCTCGCCTGGTATATAGGactgaacaagaagaaaaccatgTTTTACTCTGAACCGTGAGATCCTCAATGATCGCCACCTCCCTTGAAAAGTCAGGCTTCTTACTATTCAGCGCCATAGCTAACACTTGAGCATCAGTTTAAAAAACAACTCTGATCACGCCTAGCTCTGCTGCAAGATTAAAGGCTTCCTCCATTGCCTTGAGCTCCGCTGAGAAAGCATCATGAATGGCGGTTGAGCTGCCAGCTCACGCTTCAACAACTTGTCCGTCAGCCGAACGTGCTATGATCCCCCATGCTCCAAGAGCTTGTCCCTCCACAAAGGCTCCATCAGTATTAATCTTTATAGTACCCTCGGACGGTGGTCTCCAGCTCCCCTCCTTTGAACCCATCTGGTTTGTATCCTTTGCAAAGGAGGACAAATATTCAGCTGCTGTGCACTTAACCCGATGTGCTAGGTTCGGTGTGTGCATTGGAATTTCTCCCTCTCGTATTCTGTTTC includes these proteins:
- the LOC124676935 gene encoding uncharacterized protein LOC124676935 isoform X1 is translated as MGTIKTMRRTAKKHKENRDQRARDEKSRLSVKMQADARDERANRRENLSKVKLVSGDTSPRTLRIKQMAELNRMWKKNRKDFCEKYGHPDQKSNRSFVEKPFGSAYVDCDTSLPSNIVSLALVDSNYENKILFACSGIAMERLPMTNPEVTIVVTSKRLVEEFKEIRNRDDKVKVEVRFPGKKNICVDGLLGLYDKYIALVTCFYYSDPCKIHVDEHQMYRDLKPEYLRPNSVEAVGRAFSSGTLMSAKGKICLPTSGSHEGHLMYSNCAITEAGLGGPVVTKDGRFIGLNIECDTKDNSTLILPWELLMERLVYFEKYSPNSTNYREYTLPKDLFSIVPPGHWNTVKYLTSMGYPEPPPLVLEKGGKLCDKFEEDFGDLYGYKGLDCNLWCRGTEELVFSKLRTEVLRKLCRRVVLLTSFNGDMRSFACTGYIIKWHKKGTPVILTSASLIRSLNNEDTIDEKLKIAVFLPPNQHATGTLELYHLDYNIAVISVQKRLHCVHPENIFHGEKGRKKVVALGREVKDGLLMGTIGVVAKLPMDGPSKLNCKDLKLSTCKIKKAGIGGPLVNFIDGSYVGMNFYDGTTKTPYLPRHIIAKVLSATDLPSQIKGMSQPTNITNVSVKKRSPVRGKYKRTNRSGASIVTNRWPVPKPYWYHPRFDVSEPAWWKEPQ
- the LOC124676935 gene encoding uncharacterized protein LOC124676935 isoform X2, whose amino-acid sequence is MGTIKTMRRTAKKHKENRDQRARDEKSRLSVKMQADARDERANRRENLSKVKLVSGDTSPRTLRIKQMAEQNKILFACSGIAMERLPMTNPEVTIVVTSKRLVEEFKEIRNRDDKVKVEVRFPGKKNICVDGLLGLYDKYIALVTCFYYSDPCKIHVDEHQMYRDLKPEYLRPNSVEAVGRAFSSGTLMSAKGKICLPTSGSHEGHLMYSNCAITEAGLGGPVVTKDGRFIGLNIECDTKDNSTLILPWELLMERLVYFEKYSPNSTNYREYTLPKDLFSIVPPGHWNTVKYLTSMGYPEPPPLVLEKGGKLCDKFEEDFGDLYGYKGLDCNLWCRGTEELVFSKLRTEVLRKLCRRVVLLTSFNGDMRSFACTGYIIKWHKKGTPVILTSASLIRSLNNEDTIDEKLKIAVFLPPNQHATGTLELYHLDYNIAVISVQKRLHCVHPENIFHGEKGRKKVVALGREVKDGLLMGTIGVVAKLPMDGPSKLNCKDLKLSTCKIKKAGIGGPLVNFIDGSYVGMNFYDGTTKTPYLPRHIIAKVLSATDLPSQIKGMSQPTNITNVSVKKRSPVRGKYKRTNRSGASIVTNRWPVPKPYWYHPRFDVSEPAWWKEPQ